The following are encoded together in the Dickeya lacustris genome:
- the purK gene encoding 5-(carboxyamino)imidazole ribonucleotide synthase gives MKPVCVLGNGQLGRMLRQAGEPLGIAVYPVGLDAEPESVPVAHSIITAEIERWPETALTRQLAQHAAFVNRDIFPRLADRYSQKQLLDTLNLATAPWQLLASASEWPPVFAALGELAIVKRRVGGYDGRGQWRIRPGEEHSLPADCYGECIVEQGIAFSGEVSLVGARSAQGQCVFYPLTHNLHEDGILRTSVALPEPDSALQQQAEQMLSAIMNHLNYVGVMAMECFVVGDSLLINELAPRVHNSGHWTQNGASISQFELHLRAILDLPLPAPVVASPSVMVNLIGTELNLEWLTLPLIHLHWYEKEVRAGRKVGHLNLNHPDKAALRATLKQLAPLLPAVYQSGLAWAATHLDD, from the coding sequence ATGAAACCGGTTTGTGTGTTGGGCAACGGCCAGCTAGGTCGTATGTTACGTCAGGCCGGTGAACCGCTCGGTATTGCGGTTTACCCCGTCGGGCTGGATGCCGAGCCGGAGTCAGTTCCGGTAGCGCACAGCATTATCACCGCTGAAATCGAGCGTTGGCCTGAAACCGCATTAACCCGCCAACTGGCGCAGCACGCGGCCTTCGTCAACCGCGATATCTTCCCGCGACTGGCCGATCGCTATAGCCAAAAACAGCTGCTGGATACGCTCAATCTGGCGACCGCGCCCTGGCAGTTACTGGCATCGGCATCAGAGTGGCCTCCGGTGTTTGCCGCGCTTGGCGAGCTGGCCATCGTGAAACGCCGCGTCGGGGGTTATGATGGGCGCGGCCAGTGGCGTATCCGCCCCGGTGAAGAACACAGCCTGCCTGCCGACTGTTACGGTGAGTGCATTGTTGAGCAGGGGATCGCGTTTTCTGGCGAAGTCTCGCTGGTTGGCGCACGCAGCGCCCAGGGCCAGTGCGTGTTCTATCCACTGACCCATAACCTGCATGAAGACGGCATTCTGCGCACCAGCGTGGCGCTGCCTGAGCCGGATAGCGCTTTACAGCAGCAGGCCGAACAGATGCTGTCAGCCATCATGAATCACCTCAATTACGTCGGTGTGATGGCGATGGAGTGTTTTGTGGTTGGCGATAGTCTGCTTATCAATGAACTGGCTCCCCGGGTACACAATAGCGGCCACTGGACGCAAAACGGCGCGTCCATCAGCCAGTTCGAACTGCACCTGCGGGCGATTCTCGACCTGCCGCTGCCTGCGCCTGTGGTTGCCAGCCCATCTGTGATGGTGAACCTGATTGGGACTGAGCTAAATCTCGAATGGTTAACGCTGCCCTTGATTCACCTGCACTGGTATGAAAAAGAGGTGCGGGCGGGGCGCAAAGTCGGCCACCTGAACCTGAATCACCCGGATAAGGCCGCGTTACGTGCCACACTCAAGCAACTGGCCCCCCTGTTGCCAGCGGTGTATCAGTCTGGCCTGGCCTGGGCCGCAACGCATCTGGACGATTAA
- the purE gene encoding 5-(carboxyamino)imidazole ribonucleotide mutase: MSSNAAPAKIAIVMGSKSDWATMQFAADILTTLNLPYHVEVVSAHRTPDKLFRFAEQADENGFDVIIAGAGGAAHLPGMLAAKTLVPVLGVPVQSAALSGVDSLYSIVQMPRGIPVGTLAIGKAGAANAALLAAQILARHDRDLATRLAAWRQAQTDEVLTHPDPREEA, encoded by the coding sequence ATGTCATCCAACGCTGCCCCGGCGAAAATCGCTATTGTTATGGGTTCAAAGAGTGACTGGGCCACTATGCAGTTTGCCGCAGACATTCTTACGACGCTAAACCTGCCTTATCATGTCGAAGTCGTCTCCGCACACCGTACACCGGATAAACTGTTTCGCTTTGCTGAACAGGCTGATGAAAACGGCTTTGATGTCATTATCGCTGGCGCTGGCGGCGCGGCACACCTGCCGGGCATGCTGGCAGCGAAAACCTTGGTGCCGGTGCTGGGTGTACCGGTGCAAAGCGCGGCATTAAGCGGCGTTGACAGCCTTTACTCGATAGTCCAAATGCCGCGCGGTATTCCGGTCGGTACATTGGCTATCGGTAAAGCCGGTGCAGCCAACGCGGCCCTGCTGGCCGCACAGATTCTGGCGCGCCATGACCGCGACCTGGCCACGCGCCTTGCTGCCTGGCGTCAGGCACAAACCGACGAAGTGCTCACGCATCCAGACCCGAGGGAAGAAGCATGA
- a CDS encoding HAAAP family serine/threonine permease: protein MSTIQDSSQVLEQSSGWRKTDTVWMLGLYGTAIGAGVLFLPINAGIGGLIPLIIMAIIAFPMTYFSHRALCRFVLSGKKNGEDITEVVEEHFGTGAGKLITLLYFFAIYPILLVYSVAITNTVDSFITHQLHLPSPPRAILSLVLILGLMFIVRFGEAMIVKAMSVLVYPFVAVLMMLALYLVPHWNTTVFHNISLTNSTTGNGLLATLWLAIPVMVFSFNHSPIISSFAVAKRREYGENAEKKCSRILACSHIMMVLTVMFFVFSCVLALSPSDLMEAKSQNISILSYLANHFNNPVMGYMAPVIATIAISKSFLGHYLGAGEGLNGMMIKMLRSRGKTVPVARLNRITALFMLLTTWLVATLNPSILGMIETLGGPVIACLLFLMPMYAIRKVPAMRQYSGALSNVFVTLLGLIAITAIVYTLFE, encoded by the coding sequence ATGAGCACAATCCAAGATAGCAGCCAGGTACTGGAGCAAAGTTCAGGCTGGCGTAAAACAGATACCGTCTGGATGCTTGGTCTTTATGGCACAGCAATTGGCGCTGGTGTATTATTTCTACCCATCAATGCCGGTATCGGTGGCTTAATTCCTTTAATTATCATGGCAATAATTGCTTTCCCGATGACGTATTTCTCTCATCGCGCATTATGCCGTTTTGTCTTATCCGGTAAGAAAAACGGTGAAGATATTACCGAAGTCGTTGAGGAACATTTTGGTACAGGTGCGGGAAAATTAATCACGCTGCTTTATTTCTTCGCGATTTACCCTATTCTGCTGGTTTACAGCGTCGCCATCACTAATACGGTTGATAGTTTCATTACTCATCAATTGCATTTACCCTCGCCGCCTCGCGCCATTTTGTCTTTAGTTCTTATTCTTGGCCTGATGTTTATTGTACGCTTCGGCGAGGCCATGATTGTAAAAGCCATGAGTGTATTAGTTTATCCATTTGTGGCCGTATTAATGATGCTGGCGTTGTATTTAGTTCCGCATTGGAACACAACGGTTTTTCATAATATTTCGCTGACAAACAGCACCACCGGTAATGGCTTGCTGGCGACCTTATGGCTGGCTATCCCGGTGATGGTTTTCTCCTTTAACCACTCTCCGATTATTTCCTCATTTGCTGTCGCTAAACGCCGTGAATATGGTGAAAATGCCGAGAAAAAATGCTCTCGCATTCTGGCTTGTAGCCACATTATGATGGTGCTGACCGTGATGTTCTTTGTGTTCAGCTGTGTACTCGCGCTTTCTCCGTCTGATTTGATGGAAGCCAAATCACAGAACATTTCCATCCTTTCTTATCTGGCAAACCATTTTAACAACCCGGTGATGGGCTATATGGCTCCGGTCATCGCGACTATCGCCATTTCCAAATCCTTCCTTGGTCACTATCTGGGTGCCGGGGAAGGTCTTAACGGCATGATGATAAAAATGCTGCGCAGCCGGGGTAAAACCGTTCCGGTAGCCAGGCTGAACCGCATTACCGCGCTGTTTATGCTGCTGACCACATGGCTGGTTGCCACGCTGAACCCAAGCATTTTAGGCATGATAGAAACACTGGGCGGCCCGGTTATTGCGTGCCTGCTGTTCCTGATGCCGATGTACGCCATTCGTAAAGTACCGGCTATGCGTCAATACAGCGGCGCACTGAGTAATGTGTTTGTCACCCTGCTGGGCCTGATTGCCATCACCGCGATTGTCTACACCCTGTTCGAGTAA
- the lpxH gene encoding UDP-2,3-diacylglucosamine diphosphatase, whose product MTTLFISDLHLSEHEPAITAGFLRFLREDAPGADALYILGDLFDAWIGDDDPAELHRTVANALHDLTQRGTPCYFVHGNRDFLLGKHFARRSGLQLLPTETVITLYGRRTLLMHGDTLCTDDQAYQRFRRKVHNPLIQFIFRLLPLSLRLGIAARMRAASQQANQHKPMAIMDVNDAEVIARLQHHHATLLIHGHTHRPAIHHVDVNVNVNVNVNVNVDGAGLTAERAVLGAWHHQGSVLQVNHAGLQLTTFPLASKI is encoded by the coding sequence ATGACCACGCTATTTATTAGCGATCTGCATCTTAGCGAACATGAACCGGCGATCACCGCCGGTTTTCTGCGTTTTCTGCGTGAAGACGCACCGGGCGCCGACGCGCTGTATATTCTCGGCGATCTGTTCGACGCCTGGATAGGCGACGACGATCCGGCCGAACTGCACCGCACCGTCGCCAACGCGCTACATGACCTGACACAACGCGGTACCCCTTGCTACTTTGTCCATGGCAATCGGGACTTTTTACTCGGTAAGCACTTCGCCCGTCGCAGCGGTTTACAGCTATTGCCGACGGAAACCGTGATAACCCTGTATGGCCGCCGCACGCTGTTAATGCACGGCGACACGCTGTGTACTGACGATCAGGCTTATCAACGCTTTCGCCGTAAAGTTCATAACCCGTTGATTCAATTTATTTTCAGGCTGTTACCCCTGTCATTGCGTCTGGGCATAGCCGCCCGCATGCGCGCAGCCAGCCAGCAGGCGAATCAACACAAGCCCATGGCAATCATGGATGTGAACGATGCGGAGGTGATAGCGCGCTTACAGCACCATCATGCGACATTACTTATCCACGGCCACACCCATCGCCCGGCCATTCACCACGTTGATGTTAATGTTAATGTTAATGTTAATGTTAATGTTAATGTTGATGGCGCAGGCCTCACCGCCGAACGAGCCGTGCTGGGCGCCTGGCATCACCAGGGGTCGGTTTTACAGGTCAATCACGCCGGGCTTCAGCTCACGACTTTCCCACTGGCATCGAAGATTTAG
- the ppiB gene encoding peptidylprolyl isomerase B, with translation MITFHTNHGDIVINTFADKAPLTVENFLNYCRSGFYDNTIFHRVINGFMIQGGGFEPGMKQKDTQAPVKNEANNGLANNRGTLAMARTADPHSATAQFFINVVDNDFLNFKSESMNGWGYCVFAEVVEGLDVVDKIKAVATGRSGMHQDVPKEDVVVTHVTVSE, from the coding sequence ATGATTACGTTTCATACCAACCACGGCGACATCGTGATTAACACGTTTGCGGATAAAGCACCGCTTACTGTAGAAAACTTTTTGAACTACTGCCGCAGCGGTTTTTACGACAACACCATTTTCCACCGTGTTATCAACGGCTTCATGATTCAGGGCGGCGGTTTTGAACCGGGCATGAAACAGAAAGACACTCAGGCTCCCGTCAAGAACGAAGCGAACAATGGTCTGGCAAACAATCGCGGCACGCTGGCAATGGCGCGTACCGCCGATCCACACTCAGCAACGGCTCAGTTCTTCATCAACGTCGTGGATAATGATTTCCTGAATTTCAAATCAGAAAGCATGAACGGCTGGGGTTACTGCGTATTTGCCGAAGTGGTAGAAGGCCTGGATGTGGTTGACAAAATCAAGGCTGTGGCAACCGGTCGTAGCGGCATGCACCAGGATGTGCCGAAAGAAGATGTGGTTGTCACCCATGTCACCGTTAGCGAGTAA